cggctgtgaaataaatcagcagagtgtttggtaaacttttttgtaaaagtgcttttggaaaaaaaagcaatctgatagtgggtcttttcattaaaggagcactgtagttctgtgtgctttgaaaaaaaaccagttttccaaagctacaaattgcagcttcagctttttcctttgatttcagcttattctcacagcagcttccaaaataaaccattttttaagtttaccaaacaccaaaaacactcccagCCCTTTTTTCATAAGAGCAGctcaaccccaaactggggctTAGCAGTACACGGTGATACTTGGAAGATACGATAGCAAACAAACGATGGCAACAAGTAGTGGTTGTGGAATCATCACATTCATATTTTACAAACAGCGGAGACCACAGCCATCGCCAAAATTAGAGGCCATACTTGTATTCCAAGAGCTAATCCACTTACTAACCACTCAGCGTTGCCATTATTTAAACCGAAATCCAAACAAGAACATAGCATTTTCTGTACAGCAGCAAAGCacttacaagttacaaccaaCCCACAAAGCACCAAATGCCTCAACGGGCAGCCTTCTTCCGAGCTAGCTCTCGTGCCATCTCCCTCATTTCCTCCGGTGATGGAGGTCTCGGTGCCTCCGGTGGATACACTACATACGAATGCTGAAGACCAAAACACAACAGCTTAAgtcataattatattataaacCCACATCAGATTTCAGCAAACTTCTCACTAATCATCATGCAATGCCAGATTTCTTATCACCTCAACTTTGAATCCTTCAATTTAATCACACTAAAACACTATATCCAATAAACCCAATTCAGATTTCAAATATctaatttctttctttctttctttctttctttctttttcaatttatatATTGAAGCAAAACTAATACAATTTcaatgagagagagattacattGCCCATGAATCTCTGGAGATTCTTAGAGTTGTTGGCGAAGGTGTACATAAGCACCATGGGGATGGCGACGTACAGCCCAAATTTTCCGATCTCCAGAATTCCCTTTGATGCTCCCACATTCGACATGTTTCCCTCTTCAATCGGACGAATCGGACGAATCGAACTTCACCTCTTTCACTCGCTCAAGTCTGAATCTTGTGCTCACAAACCCTAGAAAAATGATCGACCTTTTcaacttattgaattggataCGTGGACTGTTTCTGGGTGCTTGAGTGTCCGTGACATTGGGCCGGGCTATTTAATCTCCTCATTTCTATGGGCTTTGCTTACCCAATTAAA
The nucleotide sequence above comes from Malus sylvestris chromosome 16, drMalSylv7.2, whole genome shotgun sequence. Encoded proteins:
- the LOC126606789 gene encoding uncharacterized protein LOC126606789; its protein translation is MSNVGASKGILEIGKFGLYVAIPMVLMYTFANNSKNLQRFMGNHSYVVYPPEAPRPPSPEEMREMARELARKKAAR